A single genomic interval of Daucus carota subsp. sativus chromosome 1, DH1 v3.0, whole genome shotgun sequence harbors:
- the LOC108204673 gene encoding membrane-associated protein VIPP1, chloroplastic, whose product MAIRAPNTGLHLPSTSFNTPNTHTSRFFIVKAQPPSNSAFFGTSVGAQKFSGIRLVKSSRWQSSGFSANALGTRMNLFERFARVIKSYANAIVSAFEDPEKILEQAVTEMNDDLIKMRQATAQTLASQKQLENKYKTAQQASEDWYRRAQLALEKGNEDLAREALKRRKTLADNATAMKTQLDQQKGVVDNLVSNTRLLESKIQEAKSKKDTLKARAQSAKTATKLNDMLGNVNTSSALSAFEKMEEKVMAMESQADALNQLTTDDLEGKFALLETSSVDDDLASLKEELSGSTKKGQLPPGRTTAASNSGFPFRETEIENELNELRRKAADY is encoded by the exons ATGGCAATTAGAGCACCCAATACAGGGTTACACTTGCCCTCAACTTCATTTAACACACCCAATACTCACACTAGTAGATTCTTCATTGTTAAAGCTCAACCCCCATCTAACTCGGCCTTTTTTGGCACTTCAG TGGGAGCACAAAAGTTTTCTGGGATACGCTTAGTCAAGTCCAGTCGATGGCAATCTAGTGGTTTTAGTGCTAATGCTCTTGGTACTCGTATGAACCTTTTTGAGCGCTTTGCCAGGGTTATCAAG TCCTATGCAAATGCAATTGTAAGCGCTTTTGAAGACCCGGAGAAGATCTTAGAGCAAGCTGTTACAGAAATGAATGATGATTTAATAAAGATGCGTCAAGCTACAGCTCAA aCCCTGGCATCACAGAAGCAACtggaaaacaaatataaaacagcACAACAGGCTTCTGAGGATTG GTACAGACGAGCACAACTTGCTCTTGAGAAGGGAAATGAGGATCTTGCTCGTGAGGCTCTTAAAAGGCGCAAGACATTGGCT GATAATGCAACTGCTATGAAGACACAACTCGATCAGCAAAAGGGTGTTGTTGATAACCTCGTCTCTAATACTCGG CTGTTAGAGAGCAAAATACAGGAGGCAAAGTCTAAGAAGGATACCCTTAAAGCACGAGCCCAGTCTGCAAA GACTGCAACTAAACTCAATGATATGCTGGGTAATGTCAATACAAGCTCTGCCCTTTCAGCTTTcgaaaagatggaagaaaaag TCATGGCTATGGAATCTCAGGCAGATGCACTTAATCAGCTAACTACTGATGACCTTGAAGGGAAG TTTGCATTGCTGGAGACTTCATCAGTCGATGACGATCTTGCAAGTTTGAAGGAAGAATTGTCTGGAAGTACAAAG AAAGGACAGCTACCACCAGGGAGAACTACAGCCGCCTCAAACTCGGGCTTTCCATTCCGAGAAACTGAAATCGAGAATGAGCTAAATGAACTTAGGAGAAAAGCAGCTGATTATTGA
- the LOC108221014 gene encoding protein TIC 20-II, chloroplastic, which yields MFTLDQTECRAITSPLSLSLFLASQVTSFSHLCLHRHRPSPVATRKALLDHPIRSTVHLSSRARFTQTPLRVTHIDRLRKITACSGHSSAPVPDRLISAALYSLTFLSGIRYGNHRIPPTLYPQIYYQYNSNFLIRFVSFFVVLQFVVRNPKLSKYVRINALQTILLDIILQMPVGILQALVLPVWPAGMRIGLDFVFIGVVFGIIYIMVNTILGKTPEFPLLTDTAGIHLRGM from the coding sequence ATGTTTACCCTGGACCAAACAGAGTGCAGGGCAATAACATCCCCTCTATCCCTCTCCCTCTTCCTTGCCTCCCAAGTAACCTCCTTCTCTCATCTCTGCCTCCACCGTCACCGCCCTAGCCCTGTTGCAACCCGAAAAGCTCTTCTCGATCATCCAATCCGATCCACGGTCCACTTATCGTCTCGTGCTCGCTTCACACAGACTCCCCTCAGAGTCACTCACATTGACAGGCTCAGAAAAATCACTGCATGTTCTGGCCACAGCTCGGCCCCGGTCCCGGACCGTCTGATCAGCGCTGCACTTTATTCCTTAACTTTCTTAAGCGGCATTCGATATGGAAACCACCGCATTCCTCCAACTCTGTACCCTCAAATCTACTATCAGTATAACTCTAATTTTCTCATACGTTTTGTTTCCTTTTTTGTTGTTCTGCAGTTTGTTGTTCGAAACCCTAAGTTGAGCAAGTACGTTCGGATCAATGCATTGCAAACTATACTTCTTGATATTATTTTGCAGATGCCTGTTGGCATCCTGCAGGCGCTTGTTCTCCCGGTTTGGCCTGCTGGGATGAGAATTGGTCTCGATTTCGTGTTCATAGGGGTTGTGTTTGGGATTATTTATATTATGGTGaatactattttgggaaagacGCCTGAATTTCCTCTGCTTACTGACACTGCTGGGATACATCTCCGAGGAATGTAG
- the LOC108201818 gene encoding F-box/FBD/LRR-repeat protein At2g26030-like, translated as MSTQIIHRNMGQVIQEEEEEDRISRLPDELLSHILSYLDSDAAVQTSVLSKRWVNLWTTLPSLLFKTNTQYFNSDNYDLGCKFITNFLNSRNQDTVLSTIKVHCIKSNDECISALCLDYALANNVENLRLCGGKFRDAICLESDSLKTLHLTWCGKFQPIDDWVLPSLNSLYLRHVWFGDHVSGFENLKELTLSGCSECWWNFEGDFTINCVNLERLALGPDISHCDMAVFAPKLSYFEFRSGHVPQFSAGDGFPCIKEVDIDIELRNDDFGGLSEDDEYRMASAMPNFISMLDAVRETPVLKLSSETIQFLRRVPDLSEYQPSPLCNLKFLYLQGLDEIPSRSTDYVINYLLSNSPHAEILKGNLGRNQKFVRIDHYITDL; from the exons ATGAGCACCCAGATTATTCACCGAAACATGGGCCAAGTCatccaagaagaagaagaagaagatagaatCAGCAGATTGCCTGATGAACTGCTCTCTCACATCCTCTCCTACCTCGATTCTGATGCCGCTGTACAGACCTCCGTCCTTTCAAAACGATGGGTAAATCTATGGACTACTCTCCCCTCTCTCTTATTCAAAACCAACACCCAATATTTTAATTCCGATAACTATGATCTCGGTTGCAAATTTATCACTAATTTTCTCAATTCTCGAAACCAAGATACTGTTCTTTCCACTATTAAGGTCCATTGCATTAAAAGCAATGATGAATGCATTTCAGCATTGTGTTTAGACTATGCACTTGCGAACAATGTTGAGAATTTACGCTTGTGCGGCGGAAAATTCAGGGATGCCATTTGTCTTGAGTCTGATTCCCTTAAAACATTGCATCTTACTTGGTGTGGGAAATTTCAGCCAATTGATGATTGGGTGTTGCCCTCTTTGAATTCCTTGTATCTTCGGCATGTTTGGTTTGGGGATCACGTTTCGGGGTTTGAGAACTTGAAGGAATTAACTCTGTCGGGATGCTCTGAATGTTGGTGGAATTTTGAGGGGGATTTTACTATAAACTGTGTAAATCTCGAACGGCTTGCCTTGGGCCCTGATATCTCACATTGTGATATGGCTGTTTTTGCGCCAAAGCTATCGTACTTTGAATTTCGTTCTGGTCATGTACCACAGTTCTCTGCGGGGGATGGATTCCCTTGTATAAAAGAAGTGGATATTGATATTGAACTTAGGAATGATGATTTCGGGGGTTTATCAGAAGACGATGAGTACAGGATGGCGTCTGCTATGCCAAATTTTATTTCTATGTTAGATGCAGTCAGGGAAACTCCGGTTCTCAAACTTTCAAGTGAAACAATTCAG TTTCTTCGCAGGGTTCCAGATCTTTCAGAATATCAGCCGTCTCCATTATGCAACCTCAAGTTTCTCTACCTGCAAGGCCTTGATGAAATTCCCTCCAGGTCCACTGATTATGTCATTAACTACTTGCTCAGTAATTCCCCTCATGCTGAGATTCTCAAAG GTAATCTTGGACGGAATCAGAAATTTGTGAGGATTGATCACTATATCACAGACTTGTAA
- the LOC108204902 gene encoding calreticulin-3 has translation MNSKSMFKIFVAALLVVSLIAPAISEIIFEERFEDGWHKRWVKSDWKRSEGKAGSFKHTAGKWSGDPDDKGIQTASDAKHSAISAKIPEFNNKDRTLVLQYSIKLEQDIECGGGYIKLLSGFVNQKKFGGDTPYSLMFGPDICGTQKKKLHVILSYQGQNYPIKKELECETDKLTHFYTFILRPDASYSILIDGRERDSGSMYTDWDILPPRKIRAVNAKKPADWEDREYIDDPNHVKPEGYDSIPRTIPDPKATQPDTWDEDEDGVWKPPRVPNPAYKGPWKAKKIKNPNYKGKWKIPYIDNPEFEDDPDLYVMKPIKYVGIEVWQVKAGAVFDNVLICDEPEYAKQVVQEVFANREIEKEAFEEAEKVRKAREEEEAQRAREEGERRKRDRGYDRRNHRDRHRDRYRRRDRHDYMDDYHDEL, from the exons ATGAACTCAAAATCTATGTTTAAGATTTTTGTAGCTGCCCTTTTGGTTGTTTCACTCATTGCACCTGCAATTTCTGAGATTATATTTGAAGAGCGTTTTGAAG ATGGGTGGCATAAAAGATGGGTAAAGTCTGATTGGAAGAGAAGTGAAGGTAAAGCTGGTTCTTTTAAGCACACGGCTGGAAAATGGTCTGGGGATCCTGATGATAAAG GTATTCAGACAGCTAGTGATGCCAAGCATTCCGCAATATCCGCCAAAATACCAGAATTTAACAACAAGGACAGGACACTGGTTTTGCAATATTCCATCAAGTTAGAGCAGGACATTGAATGTGGTGGCGGCTACATAAAGCTTCTGTCGGGATTTGTTAATCAAAAGAAATTTGGCGGGGACACTCCTTACAG TTTGATGTTTGGACCAGATATATGTGGCACACAGAAGAAGAAGCTTCATGTTATACTATCCTATCAGGGACAGAATTATCCCATCAAGAAGGAACTGGAGTGCGAGACAGACAAGCTAACCCATTTTTACACATTTATTCTTAGGCCAGATGCGTCATATAGTATTCTCATTGATGGCAGAGAGAGAGATTCTGGAAGCATGTACACTGACTGGGATATCCTTCCTCCACGCAAAATCAGAGCTGTTAATGCCAAAAAG CCTGCGGATTGGGAGGATAGAGAGTACATTGATGATCCAAATCATGTTAAGCCTGAG GGATATGACTCAATACCACGAACAATTCCTGACCCAAAAGCTACACAG CCTGATACATGGGACGAAGATGAGGATGGTGTATGGAAACCTCCCAGAGTCCCTAATCCCGCATATAAAGGACCATGGAAGGCCAAG AAAATAAAGAACCCTAACTACAAAGGGAAGTGGAAAATTCCTTACATTGACAATCCAG AATTTGAAGACGATCCTGACCTTTATGTTATGAAGCCAATTAAATATGTGGGCATAGAAGTATGGCAG GTGAAAGCTGGTGCAGTCTTCGACAATGTTCTAATTTGTGATGAGCCAGAATATGCAAAGCAAGTTGTGCAAGAAGTTTTTGCTAACAGAGAG ATTGAGAAAGAGGCCTTTGAGGAAGCAGAGAAAGTGAGAAAAGCAAGAGAAGAAGAG GAAGCTCAAAGAGCAAGAGAGGAAGGTGAAAGGAGGAAGAGGGATAGGGGCTATGACCGGCGAAATCACAGAGATAGACATAGAGATAGATATAGAAGG CGTGATCGTCATGACTACATGGATGATTATCAT GATGAACTTTGA